From Anopheles coluzzii chromosome 3, AcolN3, whole genome shotgun sequence, the proteins below share one genomic window:
- the LOC120956976 gene encoding uncharacterized protein LOC120956976 isoform X6, with translation MDTMTFDDEPPPEPREGWLLVRVFVPELNVHKSLQFPSDKIVWDVKQQCLASLPKELKESFNYGLFSPPSNGKAGKFLDEERRLGDYPFNGPVGYLELKYKRRVYKMLNLDERQLKALHTRANLRRFIECINSGQVEKIAKMCAKGLDPNFHCQETGETPLTIATGSKKPNKLLIALVNGGALLDYRTRDGATALHRAVERDSLEAVSTLLELGASPNYRDTKGLTPVYLSVTRKTDPKISEVLLHDHATLGIQDSQGWQEVHQVAVIAGNLELAEMIQNYKNEDIVPFRGPPRYNPRRRSGLGWGSTLSRIYGGPPSPCPSEHPFSSASSSLSEGSSHRSHEDDISIVTDKSLGDTSDIISDSSGVGTNSDSAACSIGHPSTTVVCMEGYDAGLSGHIHIQPGDVIEVVGSTDCGLLEGFVRGTNKTGFFPASCVQEVQFRQKSIINVSTSTPHHHYLINTSSNEIVSHNLQQQLHQQQQQQQQQQQQHQQHQQHQQQQQQQQQPSLFEQQQHTQLHYNSQTAPRMKKSIIGEPRTVVLHRAKRGFGFILRGAKASSPLMQLKPSPRCPALQYLDDVDPGGVADIAGLKPGDFLLAINSEDVTCASHEHVVDLIRNSGSLVSMTVVTLSQNLINSMMLEASEIGSQHSSGSGMSTPISSRQCSTLPRRMNSGPPGSNCKQPAPMPPRRDPKTTLSVGRARAKSMVAGLEGGGEKGTDDDELLSATKSTSAESIHQAQTQLLQAQQQCHSAIGTPTQTGPGTPVQPRTASIKSRPTSSRITAAELEELFQRQQGADANRCSMLMSSSRFQSTGFDSGAGTPPISPQKGPIVYASVAEMKRKKSSKAGMGTLKGRPIPIPQVGSDLKRTFHSTPDLASMSSSNQNGGSSLHYGSSSGTGSQLAINANGWYNTVGHKGHRSQDDMHSLHMSLQRLNLPPPNHPPPPPPVGQVVKVDVSRGSEYECLTALRKHIAQKAKVQSQVQEAEVMSSFKPASNAKLYASPQDIRNVGYRTVNVAGATTSPSLTGSTSAAGNNSASSCGSNGSNTNSNVELCKSGSLRSNASSTININSSAVTGSVINNVTTVTISGNGNVATNSTSSNQYAQPGRPGADTQQQIAQPQALYKSPPNSAPPLPEPDYSLSESDPDEDNSVRLVRTHIKTNGDLKTQNPGMAAETSGNSNTSGSSTGSSSMPQSFSVEEIQKIRTKLKSSKSYPNDFLRQQNSQPSQPGVEHGASGGVPHEEGDNSSSGVSSDQEITITCNDTAKQPKPSFPKQMVGTTVLKTNVTTSTLAAAGTGASGLIESKKVTLHLGASADTKLQHNNNLTERRNDAADNDDADQDDNDSPSPPATGFQRHNSLTRKQAATIAANRAKANQQNIQQRHAVTLATLPPPIEAADSDEADTWSHPLQSSGGDGAAQLVEGAGMVVLAPPPEFSDSTVSHITGPISGGVSINVQPHHSHQHTHQHHQHQHVHHHHQHTGSGGSLALGGHNPNCKRVRIVGAVPKVNRMNSQ, from the exons GAATTAAAAGAAAGCTTCAATTATGGATTATTCTCCCCACCATCAAACGGTAAAGCTGGTAAATTCCTGGATGAAGAACGGCGATTAGGAGACTACCCTTTTAATGGACCAGTGGGCTACCTAGAG CTCAAATATAAGCGACGCGTCTACAAGATGCTCAACTTAGATGAACGCCAACTGAAAGCTTTGCACACACGTGCTAACCTTCGACGCTTCATTGAGTGCATCAATAGCGGTCAGGTGGAAAAAATCGCCAAGATGTGTGCCAAAGGATTGGATCCCAATTTTCATTGCCAGGAAACGGGTGAAACGCCACTTACTATTGCCACTGGTTCAAAGAAGCCGAACAAGCTACTGATCGCGCTCGTAAACGGTGGTGCTCTATTGGACTATCGAACCCGTGACGGCGCCACTGCGTTACATAGAGCCGTAGAACGCGACAGTCTAGAAGCGGTCAG cACGCTTTTGGAATTAGGAGCATCTCCAAACTATCGTGATACGAAAGGCCTAACACCTGTTTATCTATCTGTTACGCGGAAAACAGATCCCAAAATCAGTGAAGTACTTTTACATGATCATGCGACACTAGGCATTCAAGACAGTCAAGGGTGGCAGGAAGTGCATCAG GTTGCCGTTATTGCCGGTAATCTAGAGCTGGCAGAAATGATTCAAAATTACAAAAACGAGGATATTG TCCCGTTCCGTGGACCACCACGATATAATCCCAGGCGTCGATCCGGGTTAGGCTGGGGATCGACGTTATCTCGCATATATGGTGGACCACCGTCCCCCTGCCCGTCCGAGCATCCATTCAGTTCTGCTAGTTCCAGCCTGTCTGAGGGTTCCAGCCATCGAAGCCATGAAGATGACATCAGTATCGTGACAG ATAAAAGCCTGGGAGATACAAGCGATATCATCAGCGACTCTTCTGGTGTCGGAACAAATTCTGACAGTGCTGCCTGCTCCATAGGTCATCCAAGCACAACTGTTGTTTGCATGGAAGGATACGATGCCGGGCTTTCAGGacatatacacatacaacCAGGCGATGTGATTGAAGTGGTCGGTTCCACCGACTGTGGTTTACTGGAAGGTTTTGTACGTGGTACAAACAAGACGGGTTTCTTTCCGGCCAGCTGTGTGCAAGAAGTGCAGTTTCGCCAGAAGAGTATTATAAACGTTTCCACCTCAACACCTCACCATCACTATCTGATAAATACTAGTAGTAATGAAATAGTCAGTCATAATCTACAACAACAATtgcatcagcaacaacaacagcaacaacagcaacagcagcagcatcagcagcatcagcagcatcagcagcaacaacaacaacaacaacagccatcTTTGtttgaacagcagcaacacactcAGCTTCATTATAACAGCCAAACAGCACCAAGAATGAAAAAATC AATTATTGGAGAGCCTCGGACAGTAGTGCTACATCGTGCCAAACGCGGTTTCGGATTCATTCTTCGAGGAGCAAAAGCTTCTTCGCCATTGATGCAGCTCAAACCATCGCCACGTTGTCCGGCATTGCAATATTTAGATGATGTTGATCCAGGAGGTGTGGCAGATATTGCTGGTCTGAAGCCAGGGGACTTCCTATTAGCC ATTAACAGTGAAGATGTAACATGTGCATCACACGAGCACGTGGTTGATTTGATCCGCAATTCCGGTTCGCTGGTGTCAATGACGGTTGTTACACTATCACAAAATCTTATAAACTCTATGATGCTGGAAGCATCCGAGATAGGAAGTCAACATTCCTCCGGATCGGGCATGAGTACTCCAATATCATCCCGACAGTGTTCGACGCTTCCCCGGCGTATGAATAGTGGCCCACCGGGAAGTAACTGTAAGCAACCTGCGCCAATGCCTCCCCGTCGTGACCCAAAGACTACACTGAGCGTAGGACGAGCGCGGGCAAAATCGATGGTGGCAGGCTTAGAAGGTGGTGGAGAAAAAGGTACAGACGACGATGAACTATTGAGTGCGACCAAATCAACTTCCGCGGAATCGATTCATCAAGCACAGACTCAACTGTTGCAAGCACAACAACAGTGCCACTCGGCTATTGGAACACCCACACAGACAGGACCGGGTACGCCCGTTCAACCTCGTACAGCTAGTATCAAGTCGCGTCCAACATCTAGTCGAATAACGGCCGCGGAATTGGAAGAGCTATTCCAGCGCCAACAAGGGGCTGATGCAAACCGCTGTTCTATGCTAATGTCAAGCTCAAGATTCCAATCAACTGGATTTGACAGTGGTGCTGGTACACCGCCGATTTCACCACAAAAGGGACCGATCGTGTATGCCAGCGTTGCTGAAATGAAGCgcaaaaaatcatccaaagcGGGAATGGGCACGCTAAAAGGACGTCCTATACCGATACCCCAGGTCGGTTCGGATCTAAAACGGACCTTCCACAGTACACCTGATCTAGCATCAATGTCTTCGTCCAATCAGAACGGTGGATCATCGTTGCACTATGGAAGCAGTTCCGGAACTGGATCGCAGCTGGCAATCAACGCTAACGGGTGGTATAACACCGTTGGTCACAAGGGGCACCGATCTCAGGACGATATGCACAGTCTGCACATGTCCCTGCAAAGACTGAATCTTCCACCACCAAACCATCCACCTCCACCCCCGCCAGTGGGGCAAGTTGTAAAAGTGGATGTTTCTCGGGGCTCCGAGTATGAATGTCTTACCGCCTTACGGAAGCATATAGCCCAGAAAGCCAAAGTTCAATCCCAAGTGCAGGAAGCAGAAGTTATGTCCAGTTTCAAACCAGCATCGAATGCCAAACTGTACGCTTCCCCTCAGGATATTCGAAACGTTGGTTATCGTACGGTTAACGTCGCTGGGGCTACTACTTCACCATCACTCACGGGTTCAACATCGGCTGCTGGAAACAACAGTGCCTCTTCTTGTGGTAGTAATGGAAGTAACACGAACTCCAATGTGGAG CTCTGCAAATCTGGTTCACTTCGGTCAAATGCTAGCTCGACGATCAACATAAACTCTAGCGCCGTAACAGGTTCCGTAATTAATAACGTGACAACAGTAACGATCAGTGGAAATGGAAACGTTGCCACTAATAGTACGTCTTCAAATCAGTACGCTCAACCTGGTCGCCCGGGCGCAGatactcaacaacaaattgccCAACCACAAGCACTTTATAAATCTCCACCTAATAGTGCACCTCCACTACCCGAGCCAGATTACAGTTTGAGTGAATCAGATCCGGATGAGGATAACTCGGTACGTTTGGTGCGTACGcatattaaaacaaatggagatcttaaaacacaaaatccaGGAATGGCAGCCGAAACAAGTGGCAACAGTAACACAAG TGGTAGCTCGACCGGCTCCAGCTCTATGCCCCAATCATTCTCGGTGGAAGAAATACAGAAGATTCGCACGAAACTAAAATCGTCTAAATCGTACCCGAACGACTTCTTACGGCAACAAAACAGCCAGCCATCTCAACCGGGTGTAGAACACGGTGCATCGGGCGGTGTGCCTCACGAAGAAGGCGATAATTCATCGTCTGGTGTAAGCAGCGATCAAGAAATAACGATCACTTGTAACGATACAGCCAAGCAGCCAAAACCGTCATTCCCCAAGCAGATGGTTGGTACCACTGTTTTAAAGACAAATGTCACCACCTCTACCCTAGCAGCCGCAGGAACTGGAGCAAGTGGCTTGATTGAATCAAAAAAAGTGACATTGCATCTAGGGGCATCCGCCGATACGAAGttgcaacacaacaacaatctcACCGAACGAAGAAATGATGCTGctgataatgatgatgctgatcaAGATGATAATGATAGTCCTAGCCCACCTGCGACTGGATTCCAGCGGCATAATTCACTCACCCGGAAACAGGCAGCCACCATTGCCGCAAATCGTGCGAAGgcaaaccaacaaaatatACAGCAACGGCATGCAGTAACGTTAGCTACCTTACCGCCCCCAATTGAGGCAGCCGACTCCGACGAAGCTGACACTTGGTCACATCCTCTTCAATCTTCAGGTGGTGATGGCGCCGCACAATTAGTCGAGGGTGCTGGCATGGTGGTTTTAGCACCACCTCCAGAATTTAGCGATTCAACCGTCAGCCATATTACTGGTCCAATTTCCGGTGGTGTTAGCATTAACGTGCAACCACATCACTCCCATCAACATacgcatcagcatcatcagcatcaacatgtacatcatcatcatcaacatacGGGAAGCGGCGGATCACTCGCGCTTGGTGGTCACAATCCAAATTGCAAGCGCGTCCGTATTGTTGGTGCGGTGCCGAAAGTAAATCGTATGAACAGTCAGTAA